The following are encoded in a window of Harmonia axyridis chromosome 7, icHarAxyr1.1, whole genome shotgun sequence genomic DNA:
- the LOC123684842 gene encoding tigger transposable element-derived protein 6-like: MSKRKIRVLSLSEKLKIVNAFECGKSRNEIQSEFGLPESTYYKIIKSRDSLKSQCSEGHGNIKRSRHSEFPDIENCLLEWIKQTLNKNIPIDGPLLKQKSKDFATRLGYQNFSASNGWLEGFKRRHDIAFKKAAGESRSVDQSVCNRWTEELPSLLKGYDPNDIYNADETPLFFKCLPDKTFTFKGEKCHGGKQSKERLTILQCVNMTGTDKLPLLMIGKSKRPRCFKGVKTLPVDYASNTKAWMTKILFKDWLKNVDKKMMMKNKKILLFIDNCAAHNDLPTFENVKVMFLPANTTSQLQPLDQGIIHTFKRFYRREVVQHTLTCLEASNNHDIDVLLAMKFARKAWYKVSDVTVKNCFEKAGFCISTDKQEFIPEDNEVEAGPSNEDWAKLVCHEYTGDVLTPTFEDFVQVDDLLATAGEFTDDDIVHNFATTCTDGNDSEDEADQLQTLDTEVKNIPKKQEILIALENIHKFFEYSAVVDKTIFDNIYELEKHVHNLNTEKQKKITDFFK; this comes from the coding sequence ATGTCTAAAAGAAAAATCCGAGTTTTATCTCTGAGTGAAAAACTTAAGATCGTGAATGCGTTTGAGTGTGGAAAATCGCGTAATGAAATTCAGAGTGAGTTTGGTCTACCAGAATCAACCtattataaaattatcaagTCAAGAGACTCTTTAAAGTCTCAGTGCTCTGAAGGACACGGAAATATTAAGAGGAGTCGACATTCCGAGTTCCCCGACATTGAAAACTGCCTTTTAGAATGGATCAAACAAACCCTTAACAAGAACATCCCCATAGATGGACCCCTGTTGAAACAAAAATCTAAAGACTTTGCCACAAGATTGGGATATCAGAACTTTTCGGCTAGTAATGGCTGGTTAGAAGGTTTTAAAAGACGTCATGATATAGCTTTCAAAAAAGCCGCTGGAGAAAGTAGATCTGTAGACCAAAGCGTGTGTAACCGATGGACTGAAGAACTGCCAAGTCTCTTGAAGGGGTATGATCCAAACGACATTTACAATGCGGATGAGACACCTCTATTCTTCAAGTGTCTTCCTGATAAAACATTCACATTTAAGGGCGAAAAATGTCATGGAGGTAAACAAAGTAAGGAACGTCTTACTATTCTTCAATGCGTTAACATGACCGGTACTGATAAGCTACCTCTTTTAATGATAGGGAAATCAAAACGACCTAGATGTTTCAAAGGTGTCAAGActttacctgttgattatgcaAGTAACACAAAAGCTTGGATGACCAAGATATTATTCAAGGATTGGTTGAAAAACGTCGACAAgaaaatgatgatgaaaaacaaaaaaatcctgCTTTTCATTGACAACTGTGCTGCCCACAATGACTTACCAACATTCGAAAACGTAAAAGTCATGTTTTTGCCTGCCAACACCACCAGTCAACTTCAACCTTTAGATCAAGGTATCATTCACACATTCAAACGCTTTTACCGCAGAGAAGTTGTTCAACACACCCTTACGTGTCTCGAAGCAAGCAATAACCATGATATTGACGTACTCCTAGCCATGAAATTTGCAAGGAAAGCATGGTACAAAGTAAGTGACGTTACTGTCAAGAACTGTTTCGAGAAGGCTGGATTTTGTATCAGCACAGATAAACAGGAATTTATACCTGAGGATAATGAAGTTGAAGCTGGACCTAGCAATGAGGATTGGGCCAAGCTTGTGTGTCACGAATATACTGGTGATGTGTTAACGCCAACCTTTGAAGACTTTGTACAAGTTGACGACCTCCTGGCTACCGCTGGAGAATTTACCGATGACGATATCGTGCACAATTTCGCTACAACGTGTACTGACGGAAATGACAGTGAAGATGAAGCCGACCAATTGCAGACTTTGGATACAGAAGTAAAAAACATTCCAAAGAAGCAAGAAATTTTAATTGCACTGGAGAATATacacaaattttttgaatactcTGCGGTTGTTgataaaacaatattcgataatatTTACGAATTAGAAAAGCATGTTCACAATTTGAATACGGAAaaacagaagaaaataacagatttttttaaatag